Proteins co-encoded in one Methylobacterium sp. WL1 genomic window:
- a CDS encoding malate--CoA ligase subunit beta: MDVHEYQAKELLASFGVAVPKGAIAFSPDQAVYAATELGGSFWAVKAQIHAGARGKAGGIKLCRTYNEVRDAAKELLGKRLVTLQTGPEGKPVQRVYVETADPFERELYLGYVLDRKAERVRVIASQRGGMDIEEIAANEPEALIQVVVEPAVGLQQFQAREIAFQLGLNIKQVSAAVKTIMNAYRAFRDCDGTMLEINPLVVTKDDRVLALDAKMSFDDNAMFRRPGIADMHDPSQGDPREAQAAEHNLSYIGLEGEIGCIVNGAGLAMATMDMIKHAGGEPANFLDVGGGASPERVATAFRLVLSDRNVKAILVNIFAGINRCDWVAEGVIQAAREVKIDVPLVVRLAGTNVEAGKKILADSGLDLITADTLSDAARKAVDACDAAKKNR; encoded by the coding sequence ATGGACGTCCACGAGTACCAAGCCAAGGAGCTGCTCGCGAGCTTCGGTGTGGCGGTCCCGAAGGGCGCCATCGCGTTCAGCCCGGATCAAGCGGTCTATGCCGCCACCGAACTCGGCGGCTCGTTCTGGGCCGTGAAGGCCCAGATCCACGCCGGCGCACGCGGCAAGGCCGGCGGAATCAAGCTGTGCCGGACCTACAACGAGGTCCGCGACGCAGCCAAGGAGCTTCTGGGCAAGCGCCTCGTCACGCTCCAGACCGGACCCGAGGGCAAGCCTGTCCAGCGCGTCTACGTCGAGACCGCCGATCCGTTCGAGCGCGAACTCTACCTCGGCTACGTGCTGGACCGGAAGGCCGAGCGCGTACGCGTCATCGCCAGCCAGCGCGGCGGCATGGACATCGAGGAGATCGCCGCCAACGAGCCGGAGGCGCTGATCCAGGTCGTCGTCGAGCCGGCGGTGGGCCTGCAGCAATTTCAGGCCCGGGAGATCGCCTTCCAGCTCGGCCTGAACATCAAGCAGGTCTCGGCCGCGGTGAAGACCATCATGAACGCCTACCGGGCGTTCCGCGACTGCGACGGCACCATGCTCGAGATCAACCCGCTGGTCGTCACCAAGGACGACCGGGTGCTGGCCCTCGATGCCAAGATGTCCTTCGACGACAACGCGATGTTCCGCCGGCCGGGCATCGCCGACATGCACGACCCGTCGCAGGGCGATCCCCGCGAGGCGCAGGCCGCCGAGCACAACCTCAGCTATATCGGGCTGGAGGGTGAGATCGGTTGCATCGTCAACGGCGCCGGTCTCGCCATGGCGACCATGGACATGATCAAGCACGCGGGCGGTGAGCCGGCGAACTTCCTGGATGTCGGCGGCGGCGCCTCCCCGGAGCGGGTCGCCACGGCGTTCCGGCTGGTGCTCTCGGACCGCAACGTCAAGGCGATCCTGGTCAACATTTTCGCCGGCATCAACCGCTGCGACTGGGTCGCCGAGGGCGTCATCCAGGCCGCCCGGGAGGTCAAGATCGATGTACCGCTGGTGGTGCGGCTCGCCGGCACGAACGTCGAGGCGGGCAAGAAGATCCTGGCCGACAGCGGCCTCGACCTGATCACCGCCGACACCCTGTCGGACGCGGCCCGCAAGGCGGTCGACGCCTGCGACGCCGCCAAGAAGAACCGCTGA
- a CDS encoding D-2-hydroxyacid dehydrogenase, producing the protein MTKKIVFLDRESLDATVRPFNFPHDYVEHESTWTPEDTVSRLQGAEIALINKVPMRAETLKQLPDLKLIAVAATGTDVVDKAQAKAQGITVVNIRNYAFNTVPEHVVGLMFALRRAIVPYANSVRRGDWAKSTQFCYFDYPIYDIAGSTLGIVGYGALGKSIGKRAEALGMKVLAYDVFPQDGLVDFETILTQSDVITLHVPLTPDTKGMIGAAELKRMKKSAILINTARGGLVDEAALLAALKDGTIAGAGFDVVAQEPPKDGNILCEADLPNLIVTPHVAWASKEAMQILADQLVDNVEAFVAGKPQNVVEA; encoded by the coding sequence ATGACCAAGAAGATCGTGTTCCTGGACCGTGAGTCCCTCGACGCGACGGTCCGACCGTTCAACTTCCCGCACGATTACGTCGAGCACGAATCGACCTGGACGCCGGAGGACACGGTGTCCCGCCTCCAGGGCGCCGAGATCGCGCTGATCAACAAGGTCCCGATGCGGGCCGAGACCCTGAAGCAGCTCCCCGACCTGAAGCTCATCGCGGTGGCCGCCACCGGCACCGACGTGGTCGACAAGGCCCAGGCCAAGGCCCAGGGCATCACGGTCGTCAACATCCGCAACTACGCGTTCAACACTGTGCCCGAGCACGTAGTCGGGCTGATGTTCGCGCTCCGCCGGGCGATCGTGCCCTACGCCAACTCGGTTCGGCGCGGCGACTGGGCGAAGTCCACGCAGTTCTGCTACTTCGACTACCCGATCTACGACATCGCCGGTTCGACGCTCGGCATCGTCGGCTACGGAGCGCTCGGCAAGTCGATCGGCAAGCGCGCCGAGGCGCTGGGCATGAAGGTCCTGGCCTACGACGTGTTCCCGCAGGACGGCCTGGTCGATTTCGAGACGATCCTGACGCAGTCCGACGTGATCACGCTGCATGTTCCGCTCACCCCCGACACCAAGGGGATGATCGGCGCCGCCGAACTCAAGCGGATGAAGAAGAGCGCCATCCTGATCAACACCGCCCGGGGCGGTCTGGTGGACGAGGCCGCGCTGCTGGCCGCGCTGAAGGACGGCACCATCGCGGGCGCGGGCTTCGACGTGGTCGCGCAGGAGCCGCCGAAAGACGGCAACATCCTGTGCGAGGCTGACCTGCCGAACCTGATCGTGACCCCGCACGTCGCCTGGGCCAGCAAGGAGGCGATGCAGATCCTCGCCGATCAGCTCGTCGACAACGTCGAGGCGTTCGTCGCCGGCAAGCCGCAGAACGTGGTCGAGGCTTGA
- a CDS encoding aminotransferase class V-fold PLP-dependent enzyme, which translates to MAATRRPGRNHLFIPGPTNIPDRVLRAMHVPSEDHRSPSFPELVKPLLQDSKMVFGSTAGTVILFPSSGTGIWESALSNTLCRGDKVLTSRYGQFSHLWVDMAQRLGLDVIVQDEDWGAGADPQKIGEALRADKDHAIKAVMVVHNETATGVTSDIGAVRKAIDAAGHPALLFVDGISSIGSLPFKMDEWGVDCAIAGSQKGFMLPAGLGLICISPKALKIAEGGTGRNDRLGHAYFAWKDQLAANATGYFPYTPVLPLLYGLREALAIVKEEGLENVYHRHHVLAEATRQAVAAWGLKTCAKEPKWNSDTVTAIVVPEGADAAKVISHAYERYNLSLGAGLSKVAGKVFRIGHLGDLNELSLLGAIAGAEMAMIDCGIKVTPGSGVAAASSYLRENPLHKA; encoded by the coding sequence ATGGCCGCAACCCGGCGCCCCGGTCGCAACCATCTCTTCATCCCGGGCCCCACGAACATCCCGGATCGCGTCCTGCGCGCGATGCACGTGCCGTCCGAGGATCACCGCTCGCCGAGCTTTCCCGAGCTGGTGAAGCCGCTGCTGCAGGATTCCAAGATGGTGTTCGGCTCGACCGCCGGAACCGTCATCCTGTTCCCGTCCTCGGGCACCGGCATCTGGGAATCGGCGCTGTCCAATACCCTGTGCCGCGGCGACAAGGTGCTCACCTCCCGCTACGGCCAGTTCAGCCACCTCTGGGTCGACATGGCCCAGCGCCTCGGCCTCGACGTGATCGTCCAGGACGAGGACTGGGGCGCCGGCGCCGATCCGCAGAAGATCGGGGAGGCCCTGCGCGCCGACAAAGATCACGCCATCAAGGCCGTGATGGTGGTCCACAACGAGACCGCAACGGGCGTCACCAGCGATATCGGCGCGGTGCGCAAGGCGATCGACGCCGCCGGCCACCCGGCGCTGCTGTTCGTGGACGGCATTTCGTCGATCGGCTCGCTGCCGTTCAAGATGGACGAATGGGGCGTCGACTGCGCCATCGCGGGCTCGCAGAAGGGCTTCATGCTCCCGGCCGGCCTCGGCCTGATCTGCATCAGCCCGAAGGCGCTTAAGATCGCCGAGGGCGGCACCGGCCGGAACGACCGGCTCGGCCACGCCTACTTCGCCTGGAAGGACCAGCTGGCCGCCAACGCCACCGGCTACTTCCCCTACACCCCCGTCCTGCCGCTGCTCTACGGCCTGCGCGAGGCCCTGGCGATCGTGAAGGAGGAGGGGCTGGAGAACGTCTACCACCGCCATCACGTGCTCGCCGAGGCGACTCGTCAGGCGGTGGCGGCATGGGGCCTCAAGACCTGCGCCAAGGAGCCGAAGTGGAACTCCGACACGGTCACGGCGATCGTGGTCCCGGAGGGCGCCGACGCCGCCAAGGTGATCAGCCACGCCTACGAGCGCTACAACCTCTCGCTGGGTGCCGGCCTGTCGAAAGTCGCTGGCAAGGTGTTCCGTATCGGCCACCTGGGCGACCTGAACGAGCTGTCGCTGCTGGGTGCCATCGCGGGCGCCGAGATGGCCATGATCGATTGCGGCATCAAGGTCACGCCGGGCTCCGGCGTCGCCGCCGCCTCCAGCTACCTGCGCGAGAATCCGCTTCACAAGGCGTGA
- a CDS encoding NADP-dependent methylenetetrahydromethanopterin/methylenetetrahydrofolate dehydrogenase, translated as MKKLLFLFDTDAMPNVFDTVVGYDGGADHITGYGGVTPENVGALVDGTIYTRGGSEKKSTAIFVGGGSMAAGEELFTAVKKRFFGPFRVSCMLDSNGSNTTAAAGVALVAKAAGSLQGKTAVVLAGTGPVGMRSAALLAGEGADVTIAGRALDKTQAAAEQINKRFKVNVKAAATPDEASRIALVKGKNLVFTAGAIGVELLPEAAWAQDSAIEFVADYNAQPPTGVGGIDVMDKGKDRNGKKAFGALGIGGLKLKLHRACVGQLFESTEQVLDAEEIYALAKKMA; from the coding sequence ATGAAGAAGCTGCTGTTCCTGTTCGACACCGATGCGATGCCGAACGTGTTCGACACGGTGGTCGGCTACGACGGCGGTGCCGACCACATCACCGGCTACGGCGGCGTGACCCCGGAGAATGTCGGCGCCCTGGTCGACGGCACGATCTACACCCGCGGCGGCTCCGAGAAGAAGTCGACGGCGATCTTCGTCGGCGGCGGCAGCATGGCGGCCGGCGAGGAACTGTTCACCGCCGTCAAGAAGCGCTTCTTCGGCCCGTTCCGGGTCTCGTGCATGCTCGATTCGAACGGCTCCAACACCACGGCCGCCGCGGGCGTCGCCCTGGTGGCCAAGGCCGCCGGCTCGCTCCAGGGCAAGACGGCCGTCGTCCTGGCCGGCACCGGCCCGGTGGGCATGCGCTCCGCCGCGCTTCTGGCCGGCGAGGGCGCGGACGTGACCATCGCGGGCCGCGCGCTGGACAAGACCCAGGCCGCCGCCGAGCAGATCAACAAGCGCTTCAAGGTCAACGTGAAGGCCGCCGCGACCCCCGACGAGGCCTCGCGCATCGCGCTCGTGAAGGGCAAGAACCTCGTGTTCACCGCCGGCGCCATCGGCGTCGAGCTGCTGCCGGAGGCCGCCTGGGCGCAGGACTCGGCGATCGAGTTCGTGGCCGACTACAACGCGCAGCCCCCGACCGGCGTCGGCGGCATCGACGTGATGGACAAGGGCAAGGATCGCAACGGCAAGAAGGCGTTCGGCGCCCTCGGCATCGGCGGCCTGAAGCTCAAGCTGCACCGGGCCTGCGTGGGCCAGCTCTTCGAGAGCACCGAGCAGGTGCTCGATGCCGAGGAGATCTACGCGCTCGCCAAGAAGATGGCCTGA
- the fchA gene encoding methenyltetrahydrofolate cyclohydrolase, with product MSDTQQAPETATIQTFLTELASAAPTPGGGGAAAISGAMGAALVSMVCNLTIGKKKYVEVEAELKDVLARSEGLRVVLTGMIGEDVQAFDAVMGAYGLPKGTDDEKASRAAAIQSALRTATDVPLACCRACRAVIDLAAITAEKGNLNVVSDAGVAVLSAYAGLRSAALNVYVNAKGLEDREFADERLRELEGLLGEAGALSEKVYEVVKAKVN from the coding sequence ATGTCGGACACGCAGCAGGCGCCCGAGACGGCGACCATCCAGACCTTCCTGACGGAACTCGCGAGCGCCGCTCCGACCCCTGGTGGCGGCGGTGCGGCCGCGATCTCCGGCGCCATGGGGGCAGCCCTGGTGTCGATGGTCTGCAACCTGACCATCGGCAAGAAGAAGTATGTCGAGGTCGAGGCCGAACTGAAGGACGTGCTCGCCCGGTCCGAGGGCCTGCGGGTCGTCCTGACCGGCATGATCGGCGAGGACGTCCAGGCGTTCGATGCCGTCATGGGGGCCTACGGCCTGCCCAAGGGCACCGACGACGAGAAGGCGTCGCGCGCCGCGGCGATCCAGTCCGCGCTCCGCACGGCCACCGACGTGCCGCTCGCCTGCTGCCGGGCCTGCCGCGCGGTCATCGATCTCGCCGCGATCACCGCCGAGAAGGGCAATCTCAACGTCGTCTCGGACGCCGGCGTGGCGGTCCTGTCGGCCTATGCGGGCCTGCGCAGCGCGGCGCTCAACGTCTACGTCAACGCCAAGGGGCTCGAGGACCGGGAGTTCGCGGACGAGCGGCTCCGGGAACTCGAAGGCCTGCTCGGCGAGGCGGGAGCGCTGAGCGAGAAGGTCTACGAGGTGGTGAAGGCCAAGGTGAACTGA